The following are encoded together in the Phyllopteryx taeniolatus isolate TA_2022b chromosome 21, UOR_Ptae_1.2, whole genome shotgun sequence genome:
- the epb41a gene encoding protein 4.1 isoform X6, producing the protein MTAGIGSIQHARDPREEKRLRKYETESHQKKPRQQEEAGQDAKPSSPDKELLRPRNRNSAGRGLSRLFSSFLKRRSQCESEGGEKEEEEAKAPIADPEPELKIEGEVAHDQHSVSSAEAQAAQVEKKEAEEGEEEEGGKDKEVNKEKAEVATLENKEDNKEEEEKEKGKDEGKEGGSEVSSNGEKEKKVTEEESKTPKAPRRPKPMQIKVTLLDDTLYECELDKHAKGQELFTKVCDHLNLLERDYYGLVIWETPNVKTWMDLAKEIRRQVQGANYDFTFNVKFYPPDPAQFSEDITRYYLCLQLRKDILQGRLPCSFVTLALLGSYALQSELGEYDPEVHGSEYAKEMKMANGQTKELEEKMMELHHTYRSMSPAQADMMFLENAKKLSMYGVDLHQAKDLDGVDIMLGVCSNGLMVYKDKLRINRFPWPKVLKVSYKRSSFFIKIRPSEVEQYESAIGFKLPNYKAAKKLWKVCVEHHTFFRLTSTEMVTTPRKFLALGSKFRYSGRTQAQTKQASSLIDRPAPLFQRTSSKRNSRSMDGAMASTPDNKSSRPVSAPIMSPLSPGENTPSPLLHTLHFANRSNSSTPKFHRSADRKAEIKGHSRKTDSAKSQSPRPESTPEMKTLARRERRRSPSVTTANGEREKKNQLDPKGLACTIFLSDSDDVDKTQTEIMRHHTSISELKRSFMESVPEPRPSEWDKRLSTNSPFRTAGINGQLQPASPVLKTQTITISDITNSLRGTVAYKDIPLVHTETKTITYESAQVSLPQPVDTLAERDSGVLLSAQTITSETISTTTTTQITKTVKGGISETRIEKRIVITGDTEIDHDKALAQAIKEAKEQHPDMSVTKVVVHQETEISPE; encoded by the exons aCGAAACAGAGAGTCACCAGAAGAAGCCGAGGCAGCAGGAGGAGGCTGGCCAGGACGCAAAACCATCCTCCCCAGACAAGGAACTCCTGCGGCCTCGCAACCGCAACTCAGCCGGGCGTGGCCTCTCCCGCCTTTTCTCCTCCTTCCTGAAGAGACGCTCGCAGTGTGAGAGCGAGGGAGGggagaaggaggaagaagaagcaaAAGCTCCCATTGCTGACCCGGAACCTGAGTTGAAGATTGAGGGAGAGGTGGCCCACGACCAGCACTCAGTCAGCAGCGCTGAGGCCCAG GCTGCCCAGGTAGAGAAGAAAGAAGCTgaggagggagaggaggaggagggtggaaAAGACAAAGAGGTCAACAAGGAGAAAGCCGAGGTGGCTACACTGGAGAATAAGGAGGATaacaaggaagaggaggagaaggagaaggggAAGGATGAGGGAAAGGAGGGAGGCTCTGAAGTTAGCAGTAAtggagagaaagaaaagaaagtcacAGAAGAGGAGTCTAAAACTCCCAAAGCTCCACGTCGCCCCAAACCCATGCAGATTAAAGTCACCCTGCTGGATGACACTCTGTATGAGTGTGAGCTGGAT aaACATGCCAAAGGCCAAGAACTGTTCACAAAAGTATGCGACCACCTCAATCTGCTAGAGAGAGACTATTATGGGCTGGTCATCTGGGAGACACCCAACGTGAAG acTTGGATGGACCTAGCCAAGGAAATCCGCAGGCAGGTGCAAG GTGCCAACTATGATTTCACGTTCAATGTGAAATTCTACCCACCGGATCCAGCCCAATTTTCTGAAGACATCACAAG GTACTACCTGTGTCTCCAACTGCGTAAGGACATACTGCAAGGACGTCTGCCGTGCTCTTTTGTCACCCTGGCCTTGCTTGGCTCCTACGCTCTGCAATCAGAATTGGGCGAGTATGACCCTGAGGTGCATGGCAGTGAATATGCGAAGGAGATGAAGATGGCTAACGGGCAGACCAAGGAGCTTGAGGAAAAGATGATGGAGCTGCACCACACTTACAG GTCAATGAGTCCAGCTCAGGCTGACATGATGTTCCTGGAGAACGCAAAAAAGCTGTCCATGTACGGAGTCGACCTCCACCAGGCGAAG gaTCTCGATGGGGTGGACATCATGCTGGGAGTTTGCTCCAACGGTCTGATGGTTTATAAAGACAAACTGAGGATCAACCGTTTTCCCTGGCCCAAAGTCCTGAAGGTCTCATACAAGCGCAGCAGCTTCTTCATCAAAATACGCCCGTCAGAG GTAGAACAGTATGAGAGCGCTATAGGCTTCAAACTACCCAACTACAAAGCAGCCAAGAAACTGTGGAAAGTGTGTGTCGAACATCACACCTTTTTCAG GCTTACATCCACTGAGATGGTCACAACTCCCAGGAAGTTTCTGGCTCTGGGCTCCAAATTTCGGTACAGCGGTCGAACTCAGGCTCAGACCAAACAGGCCAGCTCTCTCATTGACAGGCCAGCTCCTCTTTTCCAGCGCACTTCCAGCAAGAGGAACTCCCGCAGCATGGATGGAG CCATGGCGTCCACCCCAGACAACAAATCGAGCCGCCCAGTCAGCGCACCCATCATGTCGCCGCTGTCTCCCGGGGAGAACACGCCATCGCCGCTCTTGCACACCCTTCATTTCGCCAACCGCAGCAACAGCTCCACACCTAAGTTCCACCGCTCTGCAGACAGGAAAGCAGAGATAAAGGGCCATAGTCGGAAAACTGATTCCGCCAAAAGCCAGAGCCCCAGACCAGAGTCCACTCCAGAAATGAAG ACATTGGCCAGGAGAGAACGGAGACGTTCCCCCTCTGTGACCACCGCCAATGGGGAACGAGAGAAAAAGAACCAG CTTGACCCTAAAGGCTTGGCATGCACCATTTTCCTCTCTGACTCTGAT GACGTGGATAAAACCCAGACTGAGATCATGCGTCACCACACAAGCATCAGCGAGTTGAAGAGGAGTTTCATGGAGTCCGTACCAGAGCCTCGACCCAGCGAGTGGGACAAGCGTCTTTCCACCAACTCGCCTTTCCGCACAGCCGGCATCAACGGCCAGCTGCAACCAGCG TCTCCAGTGCTGAAGACCCAGACAATCACCATCTCAGACATCACCAACTCTCTACGAGGAACTGTGGCCTACAAGGACATCCCCTTGGTTCACACTGagacaaagacaattacatacGAGTCAGCCCAG GTGTCTCTCCCACAGCCGGTGGACACCTTGGCAGAGCGGGACTCAGGAGTGCTGCTGAGTGCCCAGACCATCACATCCGAGACCATCAGCACCACTACCACTACCCAGATCACGAAG
- the epb41a gene encoding protein 4.1 isoform X2, with amino-acid sequence MTAGIGSIQHARDPREEKRLRKYETESHQKKPRQQEEAGQDAKPSSPDKELLRPRNRNSAGRGLSRLFSSFLKRRSQCESEGGEKEEEEAKAPIADPEPELKIEGEVAHDQHSVSSAEAQAAQVEKKEAEEGEEEEGGKDKEVNKEKAEVATLENKEDNKEEEEKEKGKDEGKEGGSEVSSNGEKEKKVTEEESKTPKAPRRPKPMQIKVTLLDDTLYECELDKHAKGQELFTKVCDHLNLLERDYYGLVIWETPNVKTWMDLAKEIRRQVQGANYDFTFNVKFYPPDPAQFSEDITRYYLCLQLRKDILQGRLPCSFVTLALLGSYALQSELGEYDPEVHGSEYAKEMKMANGQTKELEEKMMELHHTYRSMSPAQADMMFLENAKKLSMYGVDLHQAKDLDGVDIMLGVCSNGLMVYKDKLRINRFPWPKVLKVSYKRSSFFIKIRPSEVEQYESAIGFKLPNYKAAKKLWKVCVEHHTFFRLTSTEMVTTPRKFLALGSKFRYSGRTQAQTKQASSLIDRPAPLFQRTSSKRNSRSMDGAMASTPDNKSSRPVSAPIMSPLSPGENTPSPLLHTLHFANRSNSSTPKFHRSADRKAEIKGHSRKTDSAKSQSPRPESTPEMKTLARRERRRSPSVTTANGEREKKNQHSPQDKTKTEMMRVRKLDPKGLACTIFLSDSDDVDKTQTEIMRHHTSISELKRSFMESVPEPRPSEWDKRLSTNSPFRTAGINGQLQPASPVLKTQTITISDITNSLRGTVAYKDIPLVHTETKTITYESAQVSLPQPVDTLAERDSGVLLSAQTITSETISTTTTTQITKTVKGGISETRIEKRIVITGDTEIDHDKALAQAIKEAKEQHPDMSVTKVVVHQETEISPE; translated from the exons aCGAAACAGAGAGTCACCAGAAGAAGCCGAGGCAGCAGGAGGAGGCTGGCCAGGACGCAAAACCATCCTCCCCAGACAAGGAACTCCTGCGGCCTCGCAACCGCAACTCAGCCGGGCGTGGCCTCTCCCGCCTTTTCTCCTCCTTCCTGAAGAGACGCTCGCAGTGTGAGAGCGAGGGAGGggagaaggaggaagaagaagcaaAAGCTCCCATTGCTGACCCGGAACCTGAGTTGAAGATTGAGGGAGAGGTGGCCCACGACCAGCACTCAGTCAGCAGCGCTGAGGCCCAG GCTGCCCAGGTAGAGAAGAAAGAAGCTgaggagggagaggaggaggagggtggaaAAGACAAAGAGGTCAACAAGGAGAAAGCCGAGGTGGCTACACTGGAGAATAAGGAGGATaacaaggaagaggaggagaaggagaaggggAAGGATGAGGGAAAGGAGGGAGGCTCTGAAGTTAGCAGTAAtggagagaaagaaaagaaagtcacAGAAGAGGAGTCTAAAACTCCCAAAGCTCCACGTCGCCCCAAACCCATGCAGATTAAAGTCACCCTGCTGGATGACACTCTGTATGAGTGTGAGCTGGAT aaACATGCCAAAGGCCAAGAACTGTTCACAAAAGTATGCGACCACCTCAATCTGCTAGAGAGAGACTATTATGGGCTGGTCATCTGGGAGACACCCAACGTGAAG acTTGGATGGACCTAGCCAAGGAAATCCGCAGGCAGGTGCAAG GTGCCAACTATGATTTCACGTTCAATGTGAAATTCTACCCACCGGATCCAGCCCAATTTTCTGAAGACATCACAAG GTACTACCTGTGTCTCCAACTGCGTAAGGACATACTGCAAGGACGTCTGCCGTGCTCTTTTGTCACCCTGGCCTTGCTTGGCTCCTACGCTCTGCAATCAGAATTGGGCGAGTATGACCCTGAGGTGCATGGCAGTGAATATGCGAAGGAGATGAAGATGGCTAACGGGCAGACCAAGGAGCTTGAGGAAAAGATGATGGAGCTGCACCACACTTACAG GTCAATGAGTCCAGCTCAGGCTGACATGATGTTCCTGGAGAACGCAAAAAAGCTGTCCATGTACGGAGTCGACCTCCACCAGGCGAAG gaTCTCGATGGGGTGGACATCATGCTGGGAGTTTGCTCCAACGGTCTGATGGTTTATAAAGACAAACTGAGGATCAACCGTTTTCCCTGGCCCAAAGTCCTGAAGGTCTCATACAAGCGCAGCAGCTTCTTCATCAAAATACGCCCGTCAGAG GTAGAACAGTATGAGAGCGCTATAGGCTTCAAACTACCCAACTACAAAGCAGCCAAGAAACTGTGGAAAGTGTGTGTCGAACATCACACCTTTTTCAG GCTTACATCCACTGAGATGGTCACAACTCCCAGGAAGTTTCTGGCTCTGGGCTCCAAATTTCGGTACAGCGGTCGAACTCAGGCTCAGACCAAACAGGCCAGCTCTCTCATTGACAGGCCAGCTCCTCTTTTCCAGCGCACTTCCAGCAAGAGGAACTCCCGCAGCATGGATGGAG CCATGGCGTCCACCCCAGACAACAAATCGAGCCGCCCAGTCAGCGCACCCATCATGTCGCCGCTGTCTCCCGGGGAGAACACGCCATCGCCGCTCTTGCACACCCTTCATTTCGCCAACCGCAGCAACAGCTCCACACCTAAGTTCCACCGCTCTGCAGACAGGAAAGCAGAGATAAAGGGCCATAGTCGGAAAACTGATTCCGCCAAAAGCCAGAGCCCCAGACCAGAGTCCACTCCAGAAATGAAG ACATTGGCCAGGAGAGAACGGAGACGTTCCCCCTCTGTGACCACCGCCAATGGGGAACGAGAGAAAAAGAACCAG CACTCTCCTCAGGACAAAACAAAGACGGAGATGATGCGAGTGAGGAAG CTTGACCCTAAAGGCTTGGCATGCACCATTTTCCTCTCTGACTCTGAT GACGTGGATAAAACCCAGACTGAGATCATGCGTCACCACACAAGCATCAGCGAGTTGAAGAGGAGTTTCATGGAGTCCGTACCAGAGCCTCGACCCAGCGAGTGGGACAAGCGTCTTTCCACCAACTCGCCTTTCCGCACAGCCGGCATCAACGGCCAGCTGCAACCAGCG TCTCCAGTGCTGAAGACCCAGACAATCACCATCTCAGACATCACCAACTCTCTACGAGGAACTGTGGCCTACAAGGACATCCCCTTGGTTCACACTGagacaaagacaattacatacGAGTCAGCCCAG GTGTCTCTCCCACAGCCGGTGGACACCTTGGCAGAGCGGGACTCAGGAGTGCTGCTGAGTGCCCAGACCATCACATCCGAGACCATCAGCACCACTACCACTACCCAGATCACGAAG
- the epb41a gene encoding protein 4.1 isoform X8, with amino-acid sequence MTAGIGSIQHARDPREEKRLRKYETESHQKKPRQQEEAGQDAKPSSPDKELLRPRNRNSAGRGLSRLFSSFLKRRSQCESEGGEKEEEEAKAPIADPEPELKIEGEVAHDQHSVSSAEAQAAQVEKKEAEEGEEEEGGKDKEVNKEKAEVATLENKEDNKEEEEKEKGKDEGKEGGSEVSSNGEKEKKVTEEESKTPKAPRRPKPMQIKVTLLDDTLYECELDKHAKGQELFTKVCDHLNLLERDYYGLVIWETPNVKTWMDLAKEIRRQVQGANYDFTFNVKFYPPDPAQFSEDITRYYLCLQLRKDILQGRLPCSFVTLALLGSYALQSELGEYDPEVHGSEYAKEMKMANGQTKELEEKMMELHHTYRSMSPAQADMMFLENAKKLSMYGVDLHQAKDLDGVDIMLGVCSNGLMVYKDKLRINRFPWPKVLKVSYKRSSFFIKIRPSEVEQYESAIGFKLPNYKAAKKLWKVCVEHHTFFRLTSTEMVTTPRKFLALGSKFRYSGRTQAQTKQASSLIDRPAPLFQRTSSKRNSRSMDGAMASTPDNKSSRPVSAPIMSPLSPGENTPSPLLHTLHFANRSNSSTPKFHRSADRKAEIKGHSRKTDSAKSQSPRPESTPEMKTLARRERRRSPSVTTANGEREKKNQDVDKTQTEIMRHHTSISELKRSFMESVPEPRPSEWDKRLSTNSPFRTAGINGQLQPASPVLKTQTITISDITNSLRGTVAYKDIPLVHTETKTITYESAQVSLPQPVDTLAERDSGVLLSAQTITSETISTTTTTQITKTVKGGISETRIEKRIVITGDTEIDHDKALAQAIKEAKEQHPDMSVTKVVVHQETEISPE; translated from the exons aCGAAACAGAGAGTCACCAGAAGAAGCCGAGGCAGCAGGAGGAGGCTGGCCAGGACGCAAAACCATCCTCCCCAGACAAGGAACTCCTGCGGCCTCGCAACCGCAACTCAGCCGGGCGTGGCCTCTCCCGCCTTTTCTCCTCCTTCCTGAAGAGACGCTCGCAGTGTGAGAGCGAGGGAGGggagaaggaggaagaagaagcaaAAGCTCCCATTGCTGACCCGGAACCTGAGTTGAAGATTGAGGGAGAGGTGGCCCACGACCAGCACTCAGTCAGCAGCGCTGAGGCCCAG GCTGCCCAGGTAGAGAAGAAAGAAGCTgaggagggagaggaggaggagggtggaaAAGACAAAGAGGTCAACAAGGAGAAAGCCGAGGTGGCTACACTGGAGAATAAGGAGGATaacaaggaagaggaggagaaggagaaggggAAGGATGAGGGAAAGGAGGGAGGCTCTGAAGTTAGCAGTAAtggagagaaagaaaagaaagtcacAGAAGAGGAGTCTAAAACTCCCAAAGCTCCACGTCGCCCCAAACCCATGCAGATTAAAGTCACCCTGCTGGATGACACTCTGTATGAGTGTGAGCTGGAT aaACATGCCAAAGGCCAAGAACTGTTCACAAAAGTATGCGACCACCTCAATCTGCTAGAGAGAGACTATTATGGGCTGGTCATCTGGGAGACACCCAACGTGAAG acTTGGATGGACCTAGCCAAGGAAATCCGCAGGCAGGTGCAAG GTGCCAACTATGATTTCACGTTCAATGTGAAATTCTACCCACCGGATCCAGCCCAATTTTCTGAAGACATCACAAG GTACTACCTGTGTCTCCAACTGCGTAAGGACATACTGCAAGGACGTCTGCCGTGCTCTTTTGTCACCCTGGCCTTGCTTGGCTCCTACGCTCTGCAATCAGAATTGGGCGAGTATGACCCTGAGGTGCATGGCAGTGAATATGCGAAGGAGATGAAGATGGCTAACGGGCAGACCAAGGAGCTTGAGGAAAAGATGATGGAGCTGCACCACACTTACAG GTCAATGAGTCCAGCTCAGGCTGACATGATGTTCCTGGAGAACGCAAAAAAGCTGTCCATGTACGGAGTCGACCTCCACCAGGCGAAG gaTCTCGATGGGGTGGACATCATGCTGGGAGTTTGCTCCAACGGTCTGATGGTTTATAAAGACAAACTGAGGATCAACCGTTTTCCCTGGCCCAAAGTCCTGAAGGTCTCATACAAGCGCAGCAGCTTCTTCATCAAAATACGCCCGTCAGAG GTAGAACAGTATGAGAGCGCTATAGGCTTCAAACTACCCAACTACAAAGCAGCCAAGAAACTGTGGAAAGTGTGTGTCGAACATCACACCTTTTTCAG GCTTACATCCACTGAGATGGTCACAACTCCCAGGAAGTTTCTGGCTCTGGGCTCCAAATTTCGGTACAGCGGTCGAACTCAGGCTCAGACCAAACAGGCCAGCTCTCTCATTGACAGGCCAGCTCCTCTTTTCCAGCGCACTTCCAGCAAGAGGAACTCCCGCAGCATGGATGGAG CCATGGCGTCCACCCCAGACAACAAATCGAGCCGCCCAGTCAGCGCACCCATCATGTCGCCGCTGTCTCCCGGGGAGAACACGCCATCGCCGCTCTTGCACACCCTTCATTTCGCCAACCGCAGCAACAGCTCCACACCTAAGTTCCACCGCTCTGCAGACAGGAAAGCAGAGATAAAGGGCCATAGTCGGAAAACTGATTCCGCCAAAAGCCAGAGCCCCAGACCAGAGTCCACTCCAGAAATGAAG ACATTGGCCAGGAGAGAACGGAGACGTTCCCCCTCTGTGACCACCGCCAATGGGGAACGAGAGAAAAAGAACCAG GACGTGGATAAAACCCAGACTGAGATCATGCGTCACCACACAAGCATCAGCGAGTTGAAGAGGAGTTTCATGGAGTCCGTACCAGAGCCTCGACCCAGCGAGTGGGACAAGCGTCTTTCCACCAACTCGCCTTTCCGCACAGCCGGCATCAACGGCCAGCTGCAACCAGCG TCTCCAGTGCTGAAGACCCAGACAATCACCATCTCAGACATCACCAACTCTCTACGAGGAACTGTGGCCTACAAGGACATCCCCTTGGTTCACACTGagacaaagacaattacatacGAGTCAGCCCAG GTGTCTCTCCCACAGCCGGTGGACACCTTGGCAGAGCGGGACTCAGGAGTGCTGCTGAGTGCCCAGACCATCACATCCGAGACCATCAGCACCACTACCACTACCCAGATCACGAAG
- the epb41a gene encoding protein 4.1 isoform X5, translated as MTAGIGSIQHARDPREEKRLRKYETESHQKKPRQQEEAGQDAKPSSPDKELLRPRNRNSAGRGLSRLFSSFLKRRSQCESEGGEKEEEEAKAPIADPEPELKIEGEVAHDQHSVSSAEAQAAQVEKKEAEEGEEEEGGKDKEVNKEKAEVATLENKEDNKEEEEKEKGKDEGKEGGSEVSSNGEKEKKVTEEESKTPKAPRRPKPMQIKVTLLDDTLYECELDKHAKGQELFTKVCDHLNLLERDYYGLVIWETPNVKTWMDLAKEIRRQVQGANYDFTFNVKFYPPDPAQFSEDITRYYLCLQLRKDILQGRLPCSFVTLALLGSYALQSELGEYDPEVHGSEYAKEMKMANGQTKELEEKMMELHHTYRSMSPAQADMMFLENAKKLSMYGVDLHQAKDLDGVDIMLGVCSNGLMVYKDKLRINRFPWPKVLKVSYKRSSFFIKIRPSEVEQYESAIGFKLPNYKAAKKLWKVCVEHHTFFRLTSTEMVTTPRKFLALGSKFRYSGRTQAQTKQASSLIDRPAPLFQRTSSKRNSRSMDGAMASTPDNKSSRPVSAPIMSPLSPGENTPSPLLHTLHFANRSNSSTPKFHRSADRKAEIKGHSRKTDSAKSQSPRPESTPEMKTLARRERRRSPSVTTANGEREKKNQHSPQDKTKTEMMRVRKDVDKTQTEIMRHHTSISELKRSFMESVPEPRPSEWDKRLSTNSPFRTAGINGQLQPASPVLKTQTITISDITNSLRGTVAYKDIPLVHTETKTITYESAQVSLPQPVDTLAERDSGVLLSAQTITSETISTTTTTQITKTVKGGISETRIEKRIVITGDTEIDHDKALAQAIKEAKEQHPDMSVTKVVVHQETEISPE; from the exons aCGAAACAGAGAGTCACCAGAAGAAGCCGAGGCAGCAGGAGGAGGCTGGCCAGGACGCAAAACCATCCTCCCCAGACAAGGAACTCCTGCGGCCTCGCAACCGCAACTCAGCCGGGCGTGGCCTCTCCCGCCTTTTCTCCTCCTTCCTGAAGAGACGCTCGCAGTGTGAGAGCGAGGGAGGggagaaggaggaagaagaagcaaAAGCTCCCATTGCTGACCCGGAACCTGAGTTGAAGATTGAGGGAGAGGTGGCCCACGACCAGCACTCAGTCAGCAGCGCTGAGGCCCAG GCTGCCCAGGTAGAGAAGAAAGAAGCTgaggagggagaggaggaggagggtggaaAAGACAAAGAGGTCAACAAGGAGAAAGCCGAGGTGGCTACACTGGAGAATAAGGAGGATaacaaggaagaggaggagaaggagaaggggAAGGATGAGGGAAAGGAGGGAGGCTCTGAAGTTAGCAGTAAtggagagaaagaaaagaaagtcacAGAAGAGGAGTCTAAAACTCCCAAAGCTCCACGTCGCCCCAAACCCATGCAGATTAAAGTCACCCTGCTGGATGACACTCTGTATGAGTGTGAGCTGGAT aaACATGCCAAAGGCCAAGAACTGTTCACAAAAGTATGCGACCACCTCAATCTGCTAGAGAGAGACTATTATGGGCTGGTCATCTGGGAGACACCCAACGTGAAG acTTGGATGGACCTAGCCAAGGAAATCCGCAGGCAGGTGCAAG GTGCCAACTATGATTTCACGTTCAATGTGAAATTCTACCCACCGGATCCAGCCCAATTTTCTGAAGACATCACAAG GTACTACCTGTGTCTCCAACTGCGTAAGGACATACTGCAAGGACGTCTGCCGTGCTCTTTTGTCACCCTGGCCTTGCTTGGCTCCTACGCTCTGCAATCAGAATTGGGCGAGTATGACCCTGAGGTGCATGGCAGTGAATATGCGAAGGAGATGAAGATGGCTAACGGGCAGACCAAGGAGCTTGAGGAAAAGATGATGGAGCTGCACCACACTTACAG GTCAATGAGTCCAGCTCAGGCTGACATGATGTTCCTGGAGAACGCAAAAAAGCTGTCCATGTACGGAGTCGACCTCCACCAGGCGAAG gaTCTCGATGGGGTGGACATCATGCTGGGAGTTTGCTCCAACGGTCTGATGGTTTATAAAGACAAACTGAGGATCAACCGTTTTCCCTGGCCCAAAGTCCTGAAGGTCTCATACAAGCGCAGCAGCTTCTTCATCAAAATACGCCCGTCAGAG GTAGAACAGTATGAGAGCGCTATAGGCTTCAAACTACCCAACTACAAAGCAGCCAAGAAACTGTGGAAAGTGTGTGTCGAACATCACACCTTTTTCAG GCTTACATCCACTGAGATGGTCACAACTCCCAGGAAGTTTCTGGCTCTGGGCTCCAAATTTCGGTACAGCGGTCGAACTCAGGCTCAGACCAAACAGGCCAGCTCTCTCATTGACAGGCCAGCTCCTCTTTTCCAGCGCACTTCCAGCAAGAGGAACTCCCGCAGCATGGATGGAG CCATGGCGTCCACCCCAGACAACAAATCGAGCCGCCCAGTCAGCGCACCCATCATGTCGCCGCTGTCTCCCGGGGAGAACACGCCATCGCCGCTCTTGCACACCCTTCATTTCGCCAACCGCAGCAACAGCTCCACACCTAAGTTCCACCGCTCTGCAGACAGGAAAGCAGAGATAAAGGGCCATAGTCGGAAAACTGATTCCGCCAAAAGCCAGAGCCCCAGACCAGAGTCCACTCCAGAAATGAAG ACATTGGCCAGGAGAGAACGGAGACGTTCCCCCTCTGTGACCACCGCCAATGGGGAACGAGAGAAAAAGAACCAG CACTCTCCTCAGGACAAAACAAAGACGGAGATGATGCGAGTGAGGAAG GACGTGGATAAAACCCAGACTGAGATCATGCGTCACCACACAAGCATCAGCGAGTTGAAGAGGAGTTTCATGGAGTCCGTACCAGAGCCTCGACCCAGCGAGTGGGACAAGCGTCTTTCCACCAACTCGCCTTTCCGCACAGCCGGCATCAACGGCCAGCTGCAACCAGCG TCTCCAGTGCTGAAGACCCAGACAATCACCATCTCAGACATCACCAACTCTCTACGAGGAACTGTGGCCTACAAGGACATCCCCTTGGTTCACACTGagacaaagacaattacatacGAGTCAGCCCAG GTGTCTCTCCCACAGCCGGTGGACACCTTGGCAGAGCGGGACTCAGGAGTGCTGCTGAGTGCCCAGACCATCACATCCGAGACCATCAGCACCACTACCACTACCCAGATCACGAAG